Within the Salvia hispanica cultivar TCC Black 2014 chromosome 4, UniMelb_Shisp_WGS_1.0, whole genome shotgun sequence genome, the region ACATCATCATcgaaaaaaaagtatattactaaaataaaatacgcAACCCGTCTCGTCTCTTCTAGTAGTCGGGGTTTGCCACGATGTAAGCCTCAATAGCCTTGAACAAACCAAGGGCCTTCTCTTTCCCCTCCTTGATCTTCTCCTCACTAACATCAGCACCCTCCTTGACGTTGTAAATGCTTCTATTCTTGCAAATGCTTCCTCCGTCTTCGGTTGGGACAATCTTGATATGATAGGTGATGGATTCGATGAGCCCTGAAATGGCATCATCGCCCTCGATGATGCTGTAGGTGTAGGTGAAGTTGTCCTTGTCAATGGCATCCACGCGTTGCTTGACGCTCTTGTACTCACTCCCTTCGCCAAAATGGACAACCTTGATGGTTCCAACGCCGCCATCCCCTTCCAAGATCTCCACGTTCTTGATGGCCTGAGGCAAGATCTTCGGGA harbors:
- the LOC125219152 gene encoding major allergen Pru ar 1-like yields the protein MGVITYDVESPSSISAAKLFKALVIDSDTLIPKILPQAIKNVEILEGDGGVGTIKVVHFGEGSEYKSVKQRVDAIDKDNFTYTYSIIEGDDAISGLIESITYHIKIVPTEDGGSICKNRSIYNVKEGADVSEEKIKEGKEKALGLFKAIEAYIVANPDY